Part of the Bacteroidales bacterium genome, TAACCTATGTTTATTTAAAATTAGATAAATTAGATGATGCTTTAAATATTGCAAATAAAGCAGTTGAAAAATTTACAGAAGAAACAGATGTTTATTTAGCAAGAAGTAAAGTATTTTACAAACGTTCTGATTTTCCAAGTGCTATTAATGACCTTTCAAAGATTATTGTTCTTAACCCTACTAATGAATTAGCAATTCTTTTAAGAGGAATATATTATCAGGAATTTAATCAACACCAAAACGCTATAACTGATTTTTCAAAAGTTATTTTAATTAATGAAAATAATCCTTTGGCTTATTATAAAAGAGCTATATCTAATGAGGAAATTACAAACTATGATGTAGCAATAGCTGATTTTGTTAAATTTTTAGAACTTGCTGAAAATAATAAAGTTAATGAAAAATTTATTGCCGATACAAAAAAGAAATTATTTGAATTAAACCGTGAAAGTGATAAACCTGAAATTGTTTTAAGTAATCCTGTTGAAAAAGTACCGGGAATTGTACGAATAACAGGAATATCTAAAAAAGTTATGATAAATGGACAAGTTGAAGATGCAAGTAATACTGAATATATTAAGATTGACGGGAATAGTATAAAATTTTCAAAGAATGAACAAAATAAAGATATTTTTGAATATGATTTGGTCGTAGAAGGAAAAAGCCAATTTTCAATTGAAGTTTCAGATGTTTATAATAATATTACATTAATAAATTATGCAATTGAAAGAACAGAAGCAGACCCACCTAAAGTTACATTAATTAAGCCATATGCTTCTGATAATGGAGAAATTTATCTTGAAAGCAATAACCCGACTTTATTTATTGAGGGTAGAATATCAGATGAAAATCGAATTAAATCAATTTTGATTGAAGATGTTACAGCAAGTTATATTGCGGATGAAATAAATCCAAGTTTTACCGCAACTATTGATATTACTAATAAAAATAAAATTACTATTAAAGCTATAGATATTTACGATAATGAATTTATTATGGTATATGTATTTAATCGCGAAGGTGCAGATTTATCTGAAAGTAACCCAATGGGTAAAACATGGGTTATTTTTATTGATAATTCAAATTATGAAACATTTGCCAGCCTTGAAGGACCAGCAAAAGATGTATCATCTATGAAAAGTGCTTTAAATAATTATCAAATACATAACATGATACATAAAAAGGATATGACAAAAAGAAACCTTGAAAAGTTTTTTTCAATTGAATTAAGAGACCTTGTAAAAAATAATAACGTTAATTCATTATTAATATGGTATGCCGGTCATGGAAAATTTATTAATGAAACAGGATATTGGATACCTGTTGATGCAGTAAGGGATGACGAATTTACATACTTTAATATCAATTCTTTAAAAGCATCAATGCAATCATATTCAAAATATCTTACTCATACTTTAGTGGTTACCGATGCTTGTGAATCAGGGCCATCATTTTATCAGGCTATGAGGTCAACACCAAAAATAAGATCGTGTGATGATTGGAAAGCTACTAAGTTTAAGTCTTCTCAAGTATTTTCATCAGCAGGTTATGAATTAGCCGTTGATAACTCTCAATTTACAAAAACATTTGCTAAATCTTTAATCTATAATACTAATGCTTGTATTCCTATCGAATCAATTGTTTTAAAAGTAACTGAAGCTGTTCAGAAAAACAATAATCAAGCTCCACAATTCGGGAAAATTGCAGGATTTGAAGACGAAAACGGAACATTCTTTTTTATGAAAAAGGAATAAAAATCAGAAATATTTTATTATATCCCCGGGAAAACCTCGGGGATTTTTTTTACCTTGTAAATTATTAATTTCAAATTATTATTTCATGAACATAATAGTAAGAAAATCTTTAATTATTACATTATTCTTATTTACCATAATATTATCTGTAAACTCTCAAAAATATTATTTCGATAATTATAGTGTAAAAGACGGATTGGCACAATCAAAGATATATTCAATTGTTCAGGATCATGAAGGATATATATGGCTCGGAACAGAAAGTGGAATATCGCTTTTTGATGGTAGTAAATTTGAGAATTATACCAGTGATGACGGATTAGCCGAAAGTGCAGTACGAACAATTTATCTGGATTCTGAAAATAATATCTGGATGGGACATACATCTGGTGGTTTAACAAAATTCGATGGTAAAAATTTCATAAAAATTGTTCATGACAGCCTTAATATTGAAGGGGATATTACATCTATATTTGAAGATAAAAAGAAACAAATATGGATTGGAACACACGGAGACGGAGCATTTGTAATAACAAATCCATTTGCAGATATTGTTTCTGATTATGTAATAAAAAATTATTCAGGGAAAGAAAAATTGAGTGACAGAATATTTAAAATCTTTTGTACTAAAAAAAATCAAGTTTTTTTTATTATTGATGGCGGCGTAAAATATTTTGATGAAGAAAATAATACTTTTGAGTTTTTTACATCAAAAGGATTGCCTAAATATTTTCAAATAACATGTATGCACGAAGATAAAAAAGGTAACTTATGGTTTGGAAGTTATAATGGTGGTTTATATAAACAAAATTTAAAATATAATAGTTTTTTTATTTATGATGTCAGAGACGGACTTGCTCATAACTGGATAAGTTCAATAAGCGAAGACCATTTCGGAAATATTTGGGTAGGAACATGGGGCGGAGGAATAACAAAAATTAATGATAATGAAATTAAAGTTTTTAACATTAATAATGGACTTACTGAAAATAAAATAAGAAGTATTATTGAAGACCGTGAAGGTAATATGCTAATTGGAACTAATGAAAACGGACTTTCGATTTTTAAAGGCGAACAATTTATTTCATTTTCTGAAGATGACGGTTTAATTAATGAACAAGTTTCGGCAATTCAATTAGACAAACAAGGAAAATTCTGGTTTGGAACTAAATCAGGGATTTCAATATACAATCCACATGCCTGTTATGAAGATAGTAAATTTAAACCATTTTATATTAAAAATTTGTATACTGGAGAAAATGAAGAATTTAATAAAGAAGTAGTATTCATTAAAGAAGATAATAACAAAAACATATGGATAGGAACTAAAGAAGACGGAATTTTTCGATATAATATTTTTATCAGCAAATTAGAATATATTCCAAAGTTGAATTTTATGCTTAGTCAATGTAAGGGCATTATTACTTCAATGGAAATTGATAAAAAAAATGATTTATGGCTCGGCACAATTGACGGTTTAATATATTATGAAATAGAAAACGATGTTATGGCAAGGCTAACAACAATAAATGGATTAGCAGGAAATGATATTTCAACTGTTTATTGTGATTCAAAAAATATTATTTGGGTAGGCTCAAAAGGCAAAGGTCTGGCTAATATAAATGATACAATATTTACAAAAATCGAAAAAATTGGAAAAATTACACCTACTTCGGTAACAGAAGACAAAGAAGGAAATATTTGGGTAGGAACAGAAGGACAAGGACTTATTAAATACCTTGAAAACGATTCTGTTATAAAATATAAAGTTAAAGATGGCTTACTTGCAAATTTAATAACATCATTAAATATTGATAATAACGATAATATTTGGATTGGCAGCAATAAAGGACTAAATAAGTTTATAAAATCAGAGAATAAATTCTATACTTACACGCAACGCTTAGGATTTACGGGAATTGAAGTAAAAAATAATGCCTGTTTCAAAGATAATAACGGTAATATGTGGTTTGGTACTGTTAAAGGTGTTTTTAAATTTAATCCGAAAGCTGAAAGAATTAACAATTTAGAACCACTTACCCATTTAAGAAAATTAAAGGTTAATCTGAAAGAGCGTGATATTATTCCTGATCTTAAATTAAATTACCGTGAAAAATCATTTATTTTTGATTACAATAGTATATGTATTACTGACCCTGATAAAGTTATGTATCAGGTAATGTTAGAAGGTGCTGATGATGAATGGCAACTTCCCACAAAACAAACATTTAAAAACTATTCGCCACTTCCTCCGGGTAAATACACTTTAAAAATAAAAGCATGTAATAATAATGAAATCTGGAATTCAAAACCTGTATCTTATAGTTTTGTTATTAAACCTCCTTTTTATGCTACATG contains:
- a CDS encoding caspase family protein, whose protein sequence is MNKIKFSLFAVIFLCAINFYAQNPKKVYKTGTKLLEDKKYTEAIVQFNSVIELDAAYTNAYIARAKAYEKTDKINKAIDDYLKVINIDSRITDAYYNAGRLYYTQEKYEDALKMLNEATLLDSKSVNALQYKIYTLIKLEDYSNAVIESNKALELSNNCICHYTHGVASDSLGKYNDAQTDYNKVISLNPDYTKAYVALTYVYLKLDKLDDALNIANKAVEKFTEETDVYLARSKVFYKRSDFPSAINDLSKIIVLNPTNELAILLRGIYYQEFNQHQNAITDFSKVILINENNPLAYYKRAISNEEITNYDVAIADFVKFLELAENNKVNEKFIADTKKKLFELNRESDKPEIVLSNPVEKVPGIVRITGISKKVMINGQVEDASNTEYIKIDGNSIKFSKNEQNKDIFEYDLVVEGKSQFSIEVSDVYNNITLINYAIERTEADPPKVTLIKPYASDNGEIYLESNNPTLFIEGRISDENRIKSILIEDVTASYIADEINPSFTATIDITNKNKITIKAIDIYDNEFIMVYVFNREGADLSESNPMGKTWVIFIDNSNYETFASLEGPAKDVSSMKSALNNYQIHNMIHKKDMTKRNLEKFFSIELRDLVKNNNVNSLLIWYAGHGKFINETGYWIPVDAVRDDEFTYFNINSLKASMQSYSKYLTHTLVVTDACESGPSFYQAMRSTPKIRSCDDWKATKFKSSQVFSSAGYELAVDNSQFTKTFAKSLIYNTNACIPIESIVLKVTEAVQKNNNQAPQFGKIAGFEDENGTFFFMKKE
- a CDS encoding SpoIIE family protein phosphatase, which translates into the protein MNIIVRKSLIITLFLFTIILSVNSQKYYFDNYSVKDGLAQSKIYSIVQDHEGYIWLGTESGISLFDGSKFENYTSDDGLAESAVRTIYLDSENNIWMGHTSGGLTKFDGKNFIKIVHDSLNIEGDITSIFEDKKKQIWIGTHGDGAFVITNPFADIVSDYVIKNYSGKEKLSDRIFKIFCTKKNQVFFIIDGGVKYFDEENNTFEFFTSKGLPKYFQITCMHEDKKGNLWFGSYNGGLYKQNLKYNSFFIYDVRDGLAHNWISSISEDHFGNIWVGTWGGGITKINDNEIKVFNINNGLTENKIRSIIEDREGNMLIGTNENGLSIFKGEQFISFSEDDGLINEQVSAIQLDKQGKFWFGTKSGISIYNPHACYEDSKFKPFYIKNLYTGENEEFNKEVVFIKEDNNKNIWIGTKEDGIFRYNIFISKLEYIPKLNFMLSQCKGIITSMEIDKKNDLWLGTIDGLIYYEIENDVMARLTTINGLAGNDISTVYCDSKNIIWVGSKGKGLANINDTIFTKIEKIGKITPTSVTEDKEGNIWVGTEGQGLIKYLENDSVIKYKVKDGLLANLITSLNIDNNDNIWIGSNKGLNKFIKSENKFYTYTQRLGFTGIEVKNNACFKDNNGNMWFGTVKGVFKFNPKAERINNLEPLTHLRKLKVNLKERDIIPDLKLNYREKSFIFDYNSICITDPDKVMYQVMLEGADDEWQLPTKQTFKNYSPLPPGKYTLKIKACNNNEIWNSKPVSYSFVIKPPFYATWWFILICIIIGAFAIISYIKAREKHLIREKIILEQKVKQRTKQIQQKNEELAKKNKNITDSIRYAKRIQEAILPTEKQVEEKLSNSFVLFKPKDIVSGDFYWLEKIKNKILFSAIDCTGHGVPGAFMSILGSNGLHRSVSEFNLEKPGEIMDKLNDLVQETLQSSINADVKDGMDMALCVLDIEKKQLEYSGANNSIYIIREKGKILEENKNKFEPTLEGETHDLYEIKANKQPIGAYFNRKNFTTHTFKLEKDDTIYLFSDGFADQFGGPKGRKFMYKPFKRLILSLQDKEMHKQKNILNDTIDNWMEDVEQIDDICLIGVRIS